One Alnus glutinosa chromosome 3, dhAlnGlut1.1, whole genome shotgun sequence genomic region harbors:
- the LOC133864298 gene encoding protein NTM1-like 9 gives MTSRTGLPVGYRFHPTDLELVNHYLRLKMLGKDSQVSDIAEVDLCKCEPWQLPNLSAIKSDDQEWFFFCVKHPNSNRTKRATESGYWKPTGQDRKIRVKGTVIATKKTLVFYKGRVPNSVRTNWVIHEYHSAATLPHQRPFVLCRLKKKTDEKSTCAEGEASSYTASDFEIQLLDDPTQEVYIQPEANLSLFEANFQPLDYDFSYPLQFPDYNSQGLSSLGTTVTNSHNDERNRMPFQSDAEVEDEVFVNSLFVDHDEFSCEEIIHHNGSMAPEPLGKVYYADVGFSSDTDTDAAQTRYRYVVGPEEYGHREGGNGFLHTNSLRLDASHRNVAADTSHKICSITLARSESPQKVRTFTPQRQRRSRNFVAQRAAQGRSQSQRNSSRKAVSQDKAKDASRHISIVDPTQKEKSITDSDKAPKMAPVTNAKKSLKSTSGGSVGSNRKGYFTFQETSLPCHDSSPPSVYFVKLLFGIILFLVVIREVLLYGNW, from the exons ATGACGAGCAGGACAGGATTGCCGGTGGGATACAGATTCCACCCAACCGATTTAGAACTCGTCAACCACTACCTGAGGCTCAAAATGCTCGGCAAGGACTCCCAGGTTAGCGACATCGCTGAAGTTGATCTCTGCAAGTGCGAGCCTTGGCAGTTACCCA ATTTATCAGCGATCAAGTCAGATGACCAAGAATGGTTCTTCTTTTGTGTCAAGCACCCCAACAGTAACCGGACGAAAAGGGCGACGGAGTCCGGCTACTGGAAACCCACCGGTCAGGATCGGAAGATCAGGGTTAAAGGCACCGTGATTGCTACAAAGAAGACTCTGGTGTTCTATAAAGGTCGTGTTCCTAATTCGGTCAGGACCAATTGGGTTATCCACGAGTATCACTCAGCTGCCACTCTTCCTCACCAG AGGCCCTTCGTCCTCTGTcgcttaaagaaaaaaacagatgAGAAATCAACCTGTGCTGAAGGCGAGGCAAGCAGCTATactgcttctgattttgaaatTCAGCTTCTAGATGATCCAACTCAAGAG GTATATATTCAACCAGAAGCAAACTTGTCACTCTTTGAGGCGAACTTTCAGCCACTGGATTATGACTTCTCTTACCCACTGCAATTTCCAGATTACAATTCTCAGGGGCTCTCTTCCTTGGGTACCACAGTTACCAATAGCCATAATGATGAACGCAATAGGATGCCATTTCAGTCTGACGCTGAAGTGGAAGATGAAGTGTTCGTGAATTCACTTTTTGTTGATCATGACGAATTCTCCTGTGAAGAAATTATTCACCACAACGGCTCCATGGCACCAGAGCCATTGGGAAAGGTGTACTATGCCGATGTTGGATTCAGCAGTGACACAGACACTGACGCAGCTCAAACACGg TATCGATATGTTGTAGGTCCAGAAGAATACGGGCACAGAGAAGGAGGAAATGGTTTCCTTCATACTAATTCCTTGAGACTTGATGCTTCCCATCGCAACGTAGCTGCAGATACGTCTCATAAGATCTGTTCCATTACATTAGCCAGATCAGAATCTCCTCAAAAAGTAAGAACCTTCACACCTCAACGTCAACGAAGATCCCGCAACTTTGTAGCACAGAGAGCTGCTCAGGGAAGAAGCCAATCACAGAGGAACAGTTCTCGCAAAGCAGTATCGCAAGACAAG GCCAAAGATGCTTCAAGACACATTTCCATTGTCGATCCGACTCAGAAGGAAAAGTCCATTACAGACTCTGACAAAGCGCCGAAAATGGCTCCAGTCACCAATGCAAAGAAGAGTTTGAAGTCAACATCGGGTGGCTCAGTTGGCAGCAATCGAAAGGGTTATTTCACTTTCCAAGAGACATCTCTACCATGCCACGATTCTAGTCCACCCTCCGTGTATTTTGTCAAACTACTATTTGGCATAATTTTGTTCCTGGTCGTTATTCGGGAAGTGTTGTTATATGGGAACTGGTGA
- the LOC133864934 gene encoding uncharacterized calcium-binding protein At1g02270-like isoform X3 gives MSHRHGYKRNLRPITTTKLFYLHPSAKYRASTSITLWLSFPLPVVRVICSLPETEETGPNCGRMVCELTAKYRSLKSMPETETEAGAEQEEDPEEGCISCTTFNILAPIYKRLDQHGQNQGLRESEFRAFWRCRNQGILDWLLHESSSVVICLQEFWVGNDELVHMYQERLGYAGYVTFQLARTNNRGDGLLTAIHKDYLRVLDYRELLFNGFGDRVAQLFHVESVVPFLQNHEGNALQEILIVNTHLLFPHVSSLSLVRLRQVFEILQYVESYQKEKKLKPIPIILCGDWNGSKRGHVYKFLRSQGFVSSYDTAHEYTDSDADAHKWVSHRNHRGNICGVDFIWLCNPNKALKPLRTSWAEAVFGIIKQKIWNPTWSGQTEENLETSVEELKQSTTKEAIGFKVKNAVLFPREVEKGMWPENYSLSDHAPLTVVFSPVSLSNNHT, from the exons ATGAGTCACCGACACGGCTATAAAAGAAATCTCAGACCAATTACTACAACAAAACTCTTCTACTTGCATCCATCAGCAAAATATCGAGCTTCCACAAGCATCACTCTCTGGCTTTCGTTTCCTTTGCCCGTTGTGCGTGTTATCTGCTCATTACCGGAAACGGAAGAAACTGGTCCAAACTGCGGCAGAATGGTTTGTGAGTTGACAGCGAAGTACAGGTCCTTGAAGTCAATGCCGGAGACGGAGACGGAGGCAGGGGCAGAGCAAGAAGAAGACCCAGAAGAGGGTTGCATATCATGCACCACTTTCAATATCCTGGCTCCCATCTACAAGCGGTTGGATCAACATGGACAG AATCAAGGTCTTCGGGAAAGCGAATTCAGGGCGTTCTGGAGGTGCCGGAACCAGGGGATTTTGGATTGGTTGCTCCATGAATCGTCCTCCGTTGTTATATGTCTCCAG GAATTCTGGGTTGGAAATGATGAACTTGTGCATATGTACCAGGAGAGGCTCGGCTATGCAGGCTATGTTACCTTCCAGCTTGCACGAACCAACAACCGTGGAGATG GTCTGTTGACTGCCATACATAAGGACTACTTAAGGGTTTTGGATTATCGAGAGTTGCTTTTTAATGGCTTTGGTGACCGTGTTGCTCAGCTGTTTCATGTTGAGTCAGTTGTCCCTTTTTTACAAAACCACGAGGGCAATGCTCTACAAGAAATTCTAATTGTGAACACCCACTTGCTATTTCCTCATGTTTCAAGTCTATCTCTAGTAAGACTGCGTCAG GTTTTCGAAATACTGCAATATGTAGAGTCAtatcagaaagaaaaaaagctcAAACCCATTCCCATCATACTATGTGG TGACTGGAATGGAAGCAAGCGTGGGCATGTTTACAAGTTCCTTAGGTCACAGGGATTTGTATCATCCTATGATACTGCGCATGAATATACCGACAGTGATGCAGATGCTCACAAG TGGGTTAGCCACCGCAATCATAGGGGAAACATATGTGGTGTCGATTTCATTTGGCTTTGTAATCCTAACAAGGCGCTCAAACCATTAAGAACAAGTTGGGCTGAAGCAGTTTTTGGAATAATAAAG CAGAAGATTTGGAATCCTACATGGTCAGGGCAGACAGAGGAGAATCTTGAGACAAGTGTAGAAGAACTTAAACAGAGCACCACCAAGGAAGCCATCGGTTTCAAAGTGAAGAATGCAGTTCTCTTCCCTCGGGAAGTGGAGAAAGGAATGTGGCCTGAAAACTACTCTCTTTCTGATCATGCCCCACTCACTGTTGTCTTTTCACCTGTAAGCTTGTCCAATAATCATACCTAG
- the LOC133864934 gene encoding uncharacterized calcium-binding protein At1g02270-like isoform X4 produces the protein MSHRHGYKRNLRPITTTKLFYLHPSAKYRASTSITLWLSFPLPVVRVICSLPETEETGPNCGRMVCELTAKYRSLKSMPETETEAGAEQEEDPEEGCISCTTFNILAPIYKRLDQHGQNQGLRESEFRAFWRCRNQGILDWLLHESSSVVICLQEFWVGNDELVHMYQERLGYAGYVTFQLARTNNRGDGLLTAIHKDYLRVLDYRELLFNGFGDRVAQLFHVESVVPFLQNHEGNALQEILIVNTHLLFPHVSSLSLVRLRQVFEILQYVESYQKEKKLKPIPIILCGDWNGSKRGHVYKFLRSQGFVSSYDTAHEYTDSDADAHKWVSHRNHRGNICGVDFIWLCNPNKALKPLRTSWAEAVFGIIKKIWNPTWSGQTEENLETSVEELKQSTTKEAIGFKVKNAVLFPREVEKGMWPENYSLSDHAPLTVVFSPVSLSNNHT, from the exons ATGAGTCACCGACACGGCTATAAAAGAAATCTCAGACCAATTACTACAACAAAACTCTTCTACTTGCATCCATCAGCAAAATATCGAGCTTCCACAAGCATCACTCTCTGGCTTTCGTTTCCTTTGCCCGTTGTGCGTGTTATCTGCTCATTACCGGAAACGGAAGAAACTGGTCCAAACTGCGGCAGAATGGTTTGTGAGTTGACAGCGAAGTACAGGTCCTTGAAGTCAATGCCGGAGACGGAGACGGAGGCAGGGGCAGAGCAAGAAGAAGACCCAGAAGAGGGTTGCATATCATGCACCACTTTCAATATCCTGGCTCCCATCTACAAGCGGTTGGATCAACATGGACAG AATCAAGGTCTTCGGGAAAGCGAATTCAGGGCGTTCTGGAGGTGCCGGAACCAGGGGATTTTGGATTGGTTGCTCCATGAATCGTCCTCCGTTGTTATATGTCTCCAG GAATTCTGGGTTGGAAATGATGAACTTGTGCATATGTACCAGGAGAGGCTCGGCTATGCAGGCTATGTTACCTTCCAGCTTGCACGAACCAACAACCGTGGAGATG GTCTGTTGACTGCCATACATAAGGACTACTTAAGGGTTTTGGATTATCGAGAGTTGCTTTTTAATGGCTTTGGTGACCGTGTTGCTCAGCTGTTTCATGTTGAGTCAGTTGTCCCTTTTTTACAAAACCACGAGGGCAATGCTCTACAAGAAATTCTAATTGTGAACACCCACTTGCTATTTCCTCATGTTTCAAGTCTATCTCTAGTAAGACTGCGTCAG GTTTTCGAAATACTGCAATATGTAGAGTCAtatcagaaagaaaaaaagctcAAACCCATTCCCATCATACTATGTGG TGACTGGAATGGAAGCAAGCGTGGGCATGTTTACAAGTTCCTTAGGTCACAGGGATTTGTATCATCCTATGATACTGCGCATGAATATACCGACAGTGATGCAGATGCTCACAAG TGGGTTAGCCACCGCAATCATAGGGGAAACATATGTGGTGTCGATTTCATTTGGCTTTGTAATCCTAACAAGGCGCTCAAACCATTAAGAACAAGTTGGGCTGAAGCAGTTTTTGGAATAATAAAG AAGATTTGGAATCCTACATGGTCAGGGCAGACAGAGGAGAATCTTGAGACAAGTGTAGAAGAACTTAAACAGAGCACCACCAAGGAAGCCATCGGTTTCAAAGTGAAGAATGCAGTTCTCTTCCCTCGGGAAGTGGAGAAAGGAATGTGGCCTGAAAACTACTCTCTTTCTGATCATGCCCCACTCACTGTTGTCTTTTCACCTGTAAGCTTGTCCAATAATCATACCTAG
- the LOC133864934 gene encoding uncharacterized calcium-binding protein At1g02270-like isoform X1, giving the protein MSHRHGYKRNLRPITTTKLFYLHPSAKYRASTSITLWLSFPLPVVRVICSLPETEETGPNCGRMVCELTAKYRSLKSMPETETEAGAEQEEDPEEGCISCTTFNILAPIYKRLDQHGQNQGLRESEFRAFWRCRNQGILDWLLHESSSVVICLQEFWVGNDELVHMYQERLGYAGYVTFQLARTNNRGDGLLTAIHKDYLRVLDYRELLFNGFGDRVAQLFHVESVVPFLQNHEGNALQEILIVNTHLLFPHVSSLSLVRLRQVFEILQYVESYQKEKKLKPIPIILCGDWNGSKRGHVYKFLRSQGFVSSYDTAHEYTDSDADAHKWVSHRNHRGNICGVDFIWLCNPNKALKPLRTSWAEAVFGIIKGDNHVDFIKFSNFCEALRQVNLIGLPCGLSFPEIKDLWAQADINGDGVVDYEEFKQKIWNPTWSGQTEENLETSVEELKQSTTKEAIGFKVKNAVLFPREVEKGMWPENYSLSDHAPLTVVFSPVSLSNNHT; this is encoded by the exons ATGAGTCACCGACACGGCTATAAAAGAAATCTCAGACCAATTACTACAACAAAACTCTTCTACTTGCATCCATCAGCAAAATATCGAGCTTCCACAAGCATCACTCTCTGGCTTTCGTTTCCTTTGCCCGTTGTGCGTGTTATCTGCTCATTACCGGAAACGGAAGAAACTGGTCCAAACTGCGGCAGAATGGTTTGTGAGTTGACAGCGAAGTACAGGTCCTTGAAGTCAATGCCGGAGACGGAGACGGAGGCAGGGGCAGAGCAAGAAGAAGACCCAGAAGAGGGTTGCATATCATGCACCACTTTCAATATCCTGGCTCCCATCTACAAGCGGTTGGATCAACATGGACAG AATCAAGGTCTTCGGGAAAGCGAATTCAGGGCGTTCTGGAGGTGCCGGAACCAGGGGATTTTGGATTGGTTGCTCCATGAATCGTCCTCCGTTGTTATATGTCTCCAG GAATTCTGGGTTGGAAATGATGAACTTGTGCATATGTACCAGGAGAGGCTCGGCTATGCAGGCTATGTTACCTTCCAGCTTGCACGAACCAACAACCGTGGAGATG GTCTGTTGACTGCCATACATAAGGACTACTTAAGGGTTTTGGATTATCGAGAGTTGCTTTTTAATGGCTTTGGTGACCGTGTTGCTCAGCTGTTTCATGTTGAGTCAGTTGTCCCTTTTTTACAAAACCACGAGGGCAATGCTCTACAAGAAATTCTAATTGTGAACACCCACTTGCTATTTCCTCATGTTTCAAGTCTATCTCTAGTAAGACTGCGTCAG GTTTTCGAAATACTGCAATATGTAGAGTCAtatcagaaagaaaaaaagctcAAACCCATTCCCATCATACTATGTGG TGACTGGAATGGAAGCAAGCGTGGGCATGTTTACAAGTTCCTTAGGTCACAGGGATTTGTATCATCCTATGATACTGCGCATGAATATACCGACAGTGATGCAGATGCTCACAAG TGGGTTAGCCACCGCAATCATAGGGGAAACATATGTGGTGTCGATTTCATTTGGCTTTGTAATCCTAACAAGGCGCTCAAACCATTAAGAACAAGTTGGGCTGAAGCAGTTTTTGGAATAATAAAG GGTGACAACCATGTggattttattaaattttccaACTTCTGTGAAGCACTGCGCCAG GTTAATTTAATTGGTCTTCCTTGTGGGCTAAGTTTCCCAGAGATAAAGGATTTGTGGGCCCAAGCAGACATCAATGGAGATGGTGTTGTTGATTATGAAGAATTCAAG CAGAAGATTTGGAATCCTACATGGTCAGGGCAGACAGAGGAGAATCTTGAGACAAGTGTAGAAGAACTTAAACAGAGCACCACCAAGGAAGCCATCGGTTTCAAAGTGAAGAATGCAGTTCTCTTCCCTCGGGAAGTGGAGAAAGGAATGTGGCCTGAAAACTACTCTCTTTCTGATCATGCCCCACTCACTGTTGTCTTTTCACCTGTAAGCTTGTCCAATAATCATACCTAG
- the LOC133864934 gene encoding uncharacterized calcium-binding protein At1g02270-like isoform X2: MSHRHGYKRNLRPITTTKLFYLHPSAKYRASTSITLWLSFPLPVVRVICSLPETEETGPNCGRMVCELTAKYRSLKSMPETETEAGAEQEEDPEEGCISCTTFNILAPIYKRLDQHGQNQGLRESEFRAFWRCRNQGILDWLLHESSSVVICLQEFWVGNDELVHMYQERLGYAGYVTFQLARTNNRGDGLLTAIHKDYLRVLDYRELLFNGFGDRVAQLFHVESVVPFLQNHEGNALQEILIVNTHLLFPHVSSLSLVRLRQVFEILQYVESYQKEKKLKPIPIILCGDWNGSKRGHVYKFLRSQGFVSSYDTAHEYTDSDADAHKWVSHRNHRGNICGVDFIWLCNPNKALKPLRTSWAEAVFGIIKGDNHVDFIKFSNFCEALRQVNLIGLPCGLSFPEIKDLWAQADINGDGVVDYEEFKKIWNPTWSGQTEENLETSVEELKQSTTKEAIGFKVKNAVLFPREVEKGMWPENYSLSDHAPLTVVFSPVSLSNNHT, encoded by the exons ATGAGTCACCGACACGGCTATAAAAGAAATCTCAGACCAATTACTACAACAAAACTCTTCTACTTGCATCCATCAGCAAAATATCGAGCTTCCACAAGCATCACTCTCTGGCTTTCGTTTCCTTTGCCCGTTGTGCGTGTTATCTGCTCATTACCGGAAACGGAAGAAACTGGTCCAAACTGCGGCAGAATGGTTTGTGAGTTGACAGCGAAGTACAGGTCCTTGAAGTCAATGCCGGAGACGGAGACGGAGGCAGGGGCAGAGCAAGAAGAAGACCCAGAAGAGGGTTGCATATCATGCACCACTTTCAATATCCTGGCTCCCATCTACAAGCGGTTGGATCAACATGGACAG AATCAAGGTCTTCGGGAAAGCGAATTCAGGGCGTTCTGGAGGTGCCGGAACCAGGGGATTTTGGATTGGTTGCTCCATGAATCGTCCTCCGTTGTTATATGTCTCCAG GAATTCTGGGTTGGAAATGATGAACTTGTGCATATGTACCAGGAGAGGCTCGGCTATGCAGGCTATGTTACCTTCCAGCTTGCACGAACCAACAACCGTGGAGATG GTCTGTTGACTGCCATACATAAGGACTACTTAAGGGTTTTGGATTATCGAGAGTTGCTTTTTAATGGCTTTGGTGACCGTGTTGCTCAGCTGTTTCATGTTGAGTCAGTTGTCCCTTTTTTACAAAACCACGAGGGCAATGCTCTACAAGAAATTCTAATTGTGAACACCCACTTGCTATTTCCTCATGTTTCAAGTCTATCTCTAGTAAGACTGCGTCAG GTTTTCGAAATACTGCAATATGTAGAGTCAtatcagaaagaaaaaaagctcAAACCCATTCCCATCATACTATGTGG TGACTGGAATGGAAGCAAGCGTGGGCATGTTTACAAGTTCCTTAGGTCACAGGGATTTGTATCATCCTATGATACTGCGCATGAATATACCGACAGTGATGCAGATGCTCACAAG TGGGTTAGCCACCGCAATCATAGGGGAAACATATGTGGTGTCGATTTCATTTGGCTTTGTAATCCTAACAAGGCGCTCAAACCATTAAGAACAAGTTGGGCTGAAGCAGTTTTTGGAATAATAAAG GGTGACAACCATGTggattttattaaattttccaACTTCTGTGAAGCACTGCGCCAG GTTAATTTAATTGGTCTTCCTTGTGGGCTAAGTTTCCCAGAGATAAAGGATTTGTGGGCCCAAGCAGACATCAATGGAGATGGTGTTGTTGATTATGAAGAATTCAAG AAGATTTGGAATCCTACATGGTCAGGGCAGACAGAGGAGAATCTTGAGACAAGTGTAGAAGAACTTAAACAGAGCACCACCAAGGAAGCCATCGGTTTCAAAGTGAAGAATGCAGTTCTCTTCCCTCGGGAAGTGGAGAAAGGAATGTGGCCTGAAAACTACTCTCTTTCTGATCATGCCCCACTCACTGTTGTCTTTTCACCTGTAAGCTTGTCCAATAATCATACCTAG
- the LOC133864939 gene encoding uncharacterized protein LOC133864939 has protein sequence MNRQVLLRPENPAFQPQFWASEDVRLKFFKCVRWQLEETMDPIDCPYHYFCDSAYPGNYPPAVDMLVFLFTLASYLTTLFIMAMDISRRGQTCLSQSKRYLLPSGPVALPVILLALAKGYQINTVFPLSSIGPAILQLVHISALAFDHGANKDVKYAFFEASTISGILHASLYLDSVLLPYYTGFDALVSSTFSGECASCVCRKEVLIVGGMLVSYRGWSLTTFSVVGALCLRIVCRLFGEKIGNIILARPWLESVAWIFILKDCVYLATNSPPERSLLRVAAFGGILALICLHVIKWACTMITKSHSKWKK, from the coding sequence ATGAATAGGCAAGTACTCCTGCGCCCAGAAAATCCGGCATTTCAACCTCAATTTTGGGCCTCGGAAGATGTCCGcctaaaatttttcaaatgtgTTAGATGGCAGCTAGAAGAAACCATGGATCCGATTGACTGCCCTTATCACTATTTCTGCGATAGCGCTTATCCTGGCAATTATCCGCCTGCTGTGGACATGCTGGTATTTCTCTTCACACTAGCTTCATACTTGACAACCCTCTTCATTATGGCAATGGACATATCAAGAAGAGGGCAAACTTGCCTTAGTCAGTCAAAGAGGTACCTGTTACCATCTGGTCCAGTTGCCCTTCCAGTGATCCTCTTGGCGCTAGCAAAAGGGTACCAAATCAACACCGTATTTCCCTTGTCGAGCATCGGTCCTGCAATCCTCCAACTGGTTCACATTTCCGCTCTCGCTTTCGACCACGGCGCTAATAAAGACGTCAAATATGCCTTCTTTGAGGCATCAACGATTTCTGGGATTTTACATGCCAGCCTATACCTGGATTCTGTTCTCTTACCTTACTATACAGGTTTTGATGCCCTGGTGTCGTCAACCTTTTCAGGTGAGTGTGCATCCTGCGTGTGTAGGAAAGAGGTTTTGATTGTGGGAGGTATGTTAGTGTCATACAGGGGATGGTCGCTCACCACATTTTCTGTTGTGGGTGCTCTATGTTTGAGGATTGTCTGCAGGTTGTTCGGAGAAAAAATAGGAAATATTATACTGGCTAGGCCATGGCTGGAAAGTGTAGCTTGGATCTTTATATTGAAGGATTGTGTTTATCTAGCAACAAACTCCCCACCAGAGAGGTCATTGTTGAGAGTTGCTGCTTTTGGAGGTATACTTGCTTTAATTTGCCTTCATGTAATCAAATGGGCATGCACCATGATAACAAAATCGCATTCAAAGTGGAAGAAATGA